Proteins encoded together in one Streptomyces sp. TLI_171 window:
- a CDS encoding phosphocholine-specific phospholipase C gives MAELNRRRFLQLAGASVAFSSLAPSIARAASIAPQGTTGTIQDVEHIVVLMQENRSFDHYFGSMKGVRGFGDPRPVTLPSGKPVWYQTNSAKKEILPFRPQVNDLGMQFVQDLNHDWAGGHKAFNNGKYDQWVPAKTATTMAYLTRQDIPFHYALADAFTLCDAYHCSFIGSTDPNRYYMWTGYTGNDATGGGPVLGNQEAGYSWTTYPERLEAAGVSWKIYQDIGDGLNAAGSWGWISDPYRGNYGDNSLLYFNNYRNAQPGSALYEKARTGTNAKAGEGLFDKLRADVQAGTLPKISWIAAPEAYTEHPNWPANYGAWYVSQVLDALTSNPDVWARTALFITYDENDGFFDHVVPPFPPSSAGQGLSTVATGADWFAGNASYAAGPYGLGQRVPMIVVSPWSTGGYSCSETFDHTSIIRFMEQRFGVMEPHISPWRRAICGDLTSAFDFTASNAAPASLPSTAAYKPADGNRHADYVPTPPATGSMPKQEAGAKPTRPLKYAPYVDGSADVSTGKYALTFSGGAAAGAQFLITSANRTDGPWTYTAEAGKSVSDAWNTTYSKGVTDLTVFGPNGFLRRFRNPGKTAGPEVTARHNAATGNLDLTFTNPASATAVLTVSNAYAGTPQTVTVARGATVSFTANLSTCRHWYDLTITSDQSADFVRRLAGHVETGAPSLSDPGIVTY, from the coding sequence ATGGCTGAACTGAATCGGCGCCGTTTCCTCCAACTGGCCGGCGCGAGCGTCGCGTTCTCCTCGCTGGCTCCCAGCATCGCGCGGGCCGCGTCGATCGCCCCGCAGGGCACGACGGGCACCATCCAGGATGTCGAGCACATCGTGGTGCTGATGCAGGAGAACCGCTCCTTCGACCACTACTTCGGCTCGATGAAGGGCGTCCGCGGCTTCGGCGACCCGCGTCCGGTGACGCTGCCCAGCGGAAAGCCGGTCTGGTACCAGACCAACAGCGCGAAGAAGGAGATCCTGCCGTTCCGGCCGCAGGTCAACGACCTCGGCATGCAGTTCGTCCAGGACCTGAACCACGACTGGGCGGGCGGCCACAAGGCGTTCAACAACGGCAAGTACGACCAGTGGGTGCCCGCCAAGACGGCCACCACGATGGCGTACCTGACCCGCCAGGACATCCCGTTCCACTACGCGCTCGCCGACGCCTTCACCCTCTGCGACGCCTACCACTGTTCGTTCATCGGCTCCACCGACCCGAACCGCTACTACATGTGGACCGGCTACACCGGCAACGACGCCACCGGCGGCGGCCCGGTGCTCGGCAACCAGGAGGCGGGCTACTCCTGGACCACCTACCCTGAGCGGCTGGAGGCCGCGGGCGTGTCCTGGAAGATCTACCAGGACATCGGCGACGGTCTGAACGCGGCCGGCTCCTGGGGCTGGATCAGCGACCCCTACCGCGGCAACTACGGCGACAACTCGCTGCTCTACTTCAACAACTACCGCAACGCGCAGCCCGGTTCGGCGCTCTACGAGAAGGCCCGCACCGGCACGAACGCGAAGGCCGGCGAAGGGCTGTTCGACAAGCTGCGCGCCGACGTGCAGGCCGGGACGCTGCCCAAGATCTCCTGGATCGCCGCCCCCGAGGCGTACACCGAGCACCCCAACTGGCCGGCCAACTACGGCGCCTGGTACGTCTCGCAGGTGCTGGACGCGCTCACCTCCAACCCGGACGTGTGGGCCCGCACCGCGCTGTTCATCACCTACGACGAGAACGACGGCTTCTTCGACCACGTGGTGCCGCCGTTCCCGCCGTCCTCCGCCGGCCAGGGCCTGTCCACCGTCGCCACGGGCGCCGACTGGTTCGCGGGCAACGCGAGTTACGCGGCCGGGCCGTACGGCCTCGGGCAGCGGGTGCCGATGATCGTGGTGTCGCCGTGGAGCACCGGCGGCTACAGTTGCTCGGAGACCTTCGACCACACCTCGATCATCCGCTTCATGGAGCAGCGCTTCGGCGTCATGGAGCCGCACATCTCGCCCTGGCGGCGCGCCATTTGCGGCGACCTCACCTCGGCCTTCGACTTCACCGCGTCGAACGCCGCCCCCGCTTCGCTGCCGTCCACCGCGGCCTACAAGCCGGCCGACGGCAATCGGCACGCCGACTACGTGCCGACCCCGCCCGCGACCGGCTCCATGCCGAAGCAGGAGGCCGGCGCCAAGCCCACCCGTCCGCTCAAGTACGCGCCCTACGTGGACGGTTCGGCCGACGTGTCGACCGGCAAGTACGCGCTGACGTTCAGCGGCGGCGCGGCCGCGGGCGCCCAGTTCCTGATCACCTCGGCGAACCGCACCGACGGCCCGTGGACGTACACCGCCGAGGCCGGCAAGTCCGTCTCCGACGCCTGGAACACCACGTACTCCAAGGGCGTCACCGACCTCACCGTGTTCGGCCCGAACGGGTTCCTGCGCCGCTTCCGCAACCCCGGCAAGACCGCGGGCCCGGAGGTCACCGCCCGCCACAACGCCGCCACCGGCAACCTGGACCTGACCTTCACCAACCCGGCCAGCGCCACCGCGGTCCTCACCGTCAGCAACGCCTACGCGGGCACGCCGCAGACCGTCACGGTCGCCCGCGGCGCCACCGTCAGCTTCACCGCGAACCTCTCCACCTGCCGGCACTGGTACGACCTGACCATCACCTCCGACCAGAGCGCCGACTTCGTCCGCCGCCTGGCCGGTCACGTCGAGACCGGCGCCCCGTCCCTCTCGGACCCGGGCATCGTCACCTACTGA